A portion of the Spirochaetales bacterium genome contains these proteins:
- a CDS encoding DUF362 domain-containing protein — protein MAKSKVAILRTNPRTVLDDYIRLFELADGPKSLKKGVTTILKDNISWHYPFPSANTTPWQLEGSILALKKHGFSDLCCVQNKTEVTDAYKGERLNKYSEVFRAHNVDVLYNFKGKDMKWIVYKPKAKMHALNNVYGSRIRIPDYFIGKNIVHLPTAKCHIYTTTTGAMKNAFGGLLNHKRHQTHYYIHETLVDLLSISREIHPGIFALMDGTTAGNGTGPRIMKPVQKNVILASEDQVAIDAAAAKLMGFNPMNIKYIRLAHDSGLGKGDPSEIELVGDQDAARENWHFHVGRCFHQFAAWITWFGPTRFLKDFLTRPPVLYLGNFYSFFYHDIMHWPTSKRAVYKHWRRESEWGKLFREYGAKGALRK, from the coding sequence ATGGCAAAATCAAAGGTAGCAATTTTAAGAACGAATCCCCGAACGGTACTCGATGATTATATACGGCTTTTCGAACTCGCGGACGGTCCAAAAAGCCTTAAAAAAGGAGTGACGACGATCCTCAAGGACAATATCAGCTGGCACTACCCATTCCCGTCCGCGAACACCACCCCATGGCAGCTCGAAGGTTCGATCCTCGCATTGAAGAAACACGGGTTCAGTGATCTGTGCTGCGTACAGAACAAGACGGAGGTTACCGACGCGTACAAGGGTGAACGGCTCAACAAATATTCGGAGGTATTCAGGGCGCACAATGTCGACGTTCTCTATAATTTCAAGGGGAAAGACATGAAATGGATCGTCTACAAACCCAAGGCAAAGATGCACGCACTCAATAACGTCTATGGTTCGAGAATCAGAATCCCCGATTATTTCATAGGGAAAAATATCGTTCACCTGCCCACGGCAAAATGCCATATCTATACCACGACGACCGGGGCGATGAAAAATGCCTTCGGCGGTCTTCTCAATCACAAGCGCCATCAAACCCATTACTATATTCATGAAACGCTCGTCGATCTTCTTTCCATATCAAGGGAAATACATCCGGGAATTTTCGCCCTTATGGACGGTACCACTGCGGGAAACGGAACCGGCCCCCGGATCATGAAGCCGGTTCAAAAAAACGTCATCCTCGCGAGCGAAGACCAGGTCGCCATCGATGCGGCGGCCGCGAAACTGATGGGTTTCAACCCAATGAACATCAAATACATCCGCCTTGCCCATGATTCGGGACTGGGAAAAGGCGACCCCTCGGAAATAGAATTGGTCGGGGATCAGGACGCGGCACGGGAAAACTGGCATTTTCATGTGGGCAGATGTTTCCATCAGTTTGCAGCGTGGATCACCTGGTTCGGGCCGACCCGGTTCCTGAAGGATTTTCTTACCAGACCGCCCGTTTTATACCTCGGCAACTTTTATTCGTTTTTCTATCACGATATCATGCATTGGCCGACAAGTAAAAGGGCCGTCTATAAACACTGGCGGC